In one window of Cherax quadricarinatus isolate ZL_2023a chromosome 27, ASM3850222v1, whole genome shotgun sequence DNA:
- the LOC128691157 gene encoding uncharacterized protein isoform X2 — protein MKRSITLLLLFMTAVSSLVLAHKHMAQQLETKRREEAVEDDGHEVEKELEEELEAEMSGFNEKRHLGFHILDEDSNIIISEPTDRILRLLGPDRDPDGHILRKIKDLYGKRLSAEHSARNSHSANTNINFIEMLAREQDANKKSNGEQDYFIKHLVSMVF, from the exons ATGAAGAGATCAATCACGCTGTTATTGCTGTTTATGACAGCTGTTAGCAGCCTAGTGCTCGCTCACAAG CACATGGCTCAACAGCTGGAAACAAAGAGACGGGAAGAAGCTGTAGAGGATGATGGTCATGAGGTAGAGAAGGAGctggaggaagagttggaggcaGAGATGTCTGGTTTCAACGAAAAGAGGCATCTGGGTTTCCACATCTTAGACGAAGATTCTAACATTATCATAAGTGAACCTACTGACCGAATCCTGCGGCTCCTGGGCCCTGACCGTGACCCAGACGGACATATTCTCAGGAAG ATAAAGGATTTGTATGGAAAGCGCCTCAGTGCTGAACATAGTGCAAGGAACAGTCATTCTGCCAATACAAATATTAACTTCATTGAGATGTTGGCCAGAGAGCAGGATGCTAACAAGAAG AGTAATGGAGAGCAAGATTATTTCATCAAGCACCTCGTCAGTATGGTCTTTTAA
- the LOC128691157 gene encoding uncharacterized protein isoform X3, protein MKRSITLLLLFMTAVSSLVLAHKLETKRREEAVEDDGHEVEKELEEELEAEMSGFNEKRHLGFHILDEDSNIIISEPTDRILRLLGPDRDPDGHILRKIKDLYGKRLSAEHSARNSHSANTNINFIEMLAREQDANKKSNGEQDYFIKHLVSMVF, encoded by the exons ATGAAGAGATCAATCACGCTGTTATTGCTGTTTATGACAGCTGTTAGCAGCCTAGTGCTCGCTCACAAG CTGGAAACAAAGAGACGGGAAGAAGCTGTAGAGGATGATGGTCATGAGGTAGAGAAGGAGctggaggaagagttggaggcaGAGATGTCTGGTTTCAACGAAAAGAGGCATCTGGGTTTCCACATCTTAGACGAAGATTCTAACATTATCATAAGTGAACCTACTGACCGAATCCTGCGGCTCCTGGGCCCTGACCGTGACCCAGACGGACATATTCTCAGGAAG ATAAAGGATTTGTATGGAAAGCGCCTCAGTGCTGAACATAGTGCAAGGAACAGTCATTCTGCCAATACAAATATTAACTTCATTGAGATGTTGGCCAGAGAGCAGGATGCTAACAAGAAG AGTAATGGAGAGCAAGATTATTTCATCAAGCACCTCGTCAGTATGGTCTTTTAA
- the LOC128691157 gene encoding uncharacterized protein isoform X1, with the protein MRVQPPHQHQVPISLAPCGTTPSSSRYLSHHEGTTPSSSRYLPRTMRYNPVTGIKLETKRREEAVEDDGHEVEKELEEELEAEMSGFNEKRHLGFHILDEDSNIIISEPTDRILRLLGPDRDPDGHILRKIKDLYGKRLSAEHSARNSHSANTNINFIEMLAREQDANKKSNGEQDYFIKHLVSMVF; encoded by the exons ATGAGGGTACAaccccctcatcagcatcaagtaCCTATATCCCTTGCACCATGCGGTACAACCCCCTCATCATCAAGGTACCTCTCGCACCATGAGGGTACAACCCCCTCATCATCAAGGTACCTGCCTCGCACCATGCGGTACAACCCCGTTACCGGAATCAAG CTGGAAACAAAGAGACGGGAAGAAGCTGTAGAGGATGATGGTCATGAGGTAGAGAAGGAGctggaggaagagttggaggcaGAGATGTCTGGTTTCAACGAAAAGAGGCATCTGGGTTTCCACATCTTAGACGAAGATTCTAACATTATCATAAGTGAACCTACTGACCGAATCCTGCGGCTCCTGGGCCCTGACCGTGACCCAGACGGACATATTCTCAGGAAG ATAAAGGATTTGTATGGAAAGCGCCTCAGTGCTGAACATAGTGCAAGGAACAGTCATTCTGCCAATACAAATATTAACTTCATTGAGATGTTGGCCAGAGAGCAGGATGCTAACAAGAAG AGTAATGGAGAGCAAGATTATTTCATCAAGCACCTCGTCAGTATGGTCTTTTAA